From Virgibacillus ihumii, the proteins below share one genomic window:
- the sufC gene encoding Fe-S cluster assembly ATPase SufC, whose translation MAGSTLEIKNLHVTIEGNQILKGVDLTIKGGEFHAVMGPNGTGKSTLASAIMGHPKFEITEGEVLLDGENVLEMEVDERARAGLFLGMQYPSEISGVTTSDFLRSSINARREEGDEISLMKFIKEMDSVLDFLEIDKNMAQRYLNEGFSGGEKKRNEILQLMLIKPEIAILDEIDSGLDIDALKVVSKGINKMRDDNFGCLIITHYQRLLNYITPDKVHVMMQGRVVKSGGPELAQRLESEGYDWIKEELGIEDDETVEQKA comes from the coding sequence ATGGCAGGATCGACGTTAGAAATCAAGAATCTTCATGTAACCATTGAAGGTAACCAAATATTAAAAGGTGTAGACCTTACGATAAAGGGTGGCGAATTCCATGCAGTAATGGGACCCAATGGTACTGGTAAGTCAACACTTGCTTCAGCAATCATGGGTCATCCAAAATTTGAAATCACTGAAGGGGAAGTGCTCCTGGACGGTGAAAACGTTCTGGAAATGGAAGTTGATGAGCGTGCACGGGCAGGATTGTTTCTTGGTATGCAATACCCAAGTGAAATCAGCGGTGTAACAACATCCGACTTTTTGCGTTCATCTATTAACGCACGCCGTGAAGAAGGCGACGAAATTTCGTTGATGAAATTCATTAAGGAAATGGACAGCGTGCTTGATTTTCTGGAGATCGACAAAAACATGGCACAGCGCTATTTGAATGAAGGATTCTCCGGCGGGGAGAAAAAGCGTAATGAGATTCTTCAATTAATGCTCATCAAACCGGAAATTGCGATTCTGGATGAAATTGACTCCGGTCTGGATATCGACGCATTGAAAGTCGTATCTAAAGGGATTAATAAAATGCGTGATGACAACTTTGGCTGCCTGATTATTACCCACTATCAGCGTCTGTTGAACTACATTACTCCGGATAAAGTGCATGTAATGATGCAGGGACGTGTAGTGAAATCCGGCGGACCTGAACTGGCGCAGCGCCTTGAATCTGAAGGTTATGACTGGATTAAGGAAGAACTTGGCATTGAAGACGACGAAACAGTTGAACAAAAAGCGTAA
- the sufB gene encoding Fe-S cluster assembly protein SufB, which yields MAKNMPEMEDYKYGFHDKDVSVFRSGKGLTREVVEEISRMKEEPQWMLDYRLKSLEQFYKMPMPQWGGDLSELDFDEIVYYVKPSERQGKTWDEVPDEIKQTFDKLGIPEAEQKYLAGVSAQYESEVVYHNLKEDLEELGIIFKDTDTALKENEDLVKEYFGKVIPSSDNKFAALNSAVWSGGSFIYVPKGVKSTTPLQAYFRINSENMGQFERTLIIADEGSSVQYVEGCTAPVYTTNSLHSAVVEIFVHKDAYCRYTTIQNWANNVYNLVTKRTSVDANGTMEWIDGNLGSKLTMKYPSCLLKGEGARGNTLSIAIAGKGQVQDAGAKMYHLAPNTSSSIVSKSVSKQGGKVNYRGLVHFGRKADNARSNIECDTLIMDNESTSDTIPYNEINNDNISLEHEAKVSKVSEEQLFYLMSRGLGEEEATEMIVMGFIEPFTKELPMEYAVEMNRLIKMEMEGSIG from the coding sequence ATGGCTAAAAACATGCCTGAAATGGAAGACTATAAATATGGCTTTCATGATAAAGACGTATCAGTTTTTCGCTCTGGAAAAGGTTTGACACGTGAAGTGGTTGAAGAAATTTCCAGAATGAAGGAAGAACCACAGTGGATGCTGGATTATCGTTTGAAATCATTGGAACAATTTTATAAAATGCCGATGCCACAATGGGGCGGCGACCTTTCGGAATTGGATTTTGATGAAATTGTCTATTATGTCAAACCATCTGAGCGCCAAGGTAAAACCTGGGATGAAGTACCAGATGAAATCAAGCAGACATTCGATAAACTTGGTATTCCGGAAGCGGAACAAAAATATTTGGCAGGTGTATCAGCTCAGTATGAATCTGAAGTAGTATACCATAACCTGAAGGAAGACTTGGAAGAACTCGGTATCATCTTTAAGGATACGGATACAGCGCTGAAAGAAAATGAAGATCTTGTCAAAGAATATTTCGGAAAAGTTATTCCTTCCTCGGACAATAAGTTTGCTGCACTGAACTCAGCAGTATGGTCCGGCGGTTCGTTCATCTATGTACCAAAAGGTGTTAAATCAACAACACCACTGCAGGCATATTTTCGTATTAACTCGGAAAATATGGGGCAGTTCGAACGTACGCTGATTATTGCCGATGAAGGCTCTTCCGTACAATATGTGGAAGGCTGTACTGCACCGGTTTATACAACAAACTCTCTGCATAGTGCAGTTGTTGAGATTTTTGTTCATAAAGATGCGTACTGCCGTTATACTACAATCCAAAACTGGGCAAATAACGTTTATAACCTGGTTACAAAACGTACTTCTGTTGATGCAAATGGAACAATGGAATGGATCGACGGAAACCTTGGGTCCAAATTGACGATGAAATATCCTTCATGTCTTCTGAAGGGTGAAGGCGCACGGGGAAATACACTGTCAATCGCAATAGCCGGAAAAGGGCAGGTTCAGGATGCAGGTGCAAAAATGTATCACCTGGCTCCAAACACATCGTCAAGCATTGTTTCAAAATCCGTTTCCAAGCAAGGCGGTAAAGTTAACTACCGCGGACTTGTCCATTTCGGACGCAAAGCAGACAATGCCCGTTCCAATATCGAATGTGATACGCTGATTATGGATAATGAATCAACATCAGATACGATTCCATACAACGAAATCAACAATGACAATATTTCACTGGAGCACGAAGCTAAAGTATCCAAAGTATCAGAAGAACAGCTCTTCTATCTGATGAGTCGCGGACTTGGCGAAGAAGAAGCGACTGAAATGATTGTCATGGGCTTCATTGAGCCATTTACAAAAGAACTTCCAATGGAATACGCAGTCGAAATGAACCGGCTGATCAAGATGGAAATGGAAGGTTCTATCGGTTAA
- a CDS encoding thioredoxin family protein gives MISLQEATEEVLQQERFLLYIYTPFCGTCSLAKSMLDKIESVHGEHIFYEMNASLNPDLMQEYKVESVPCLLIKDRDEVKEKVYAFRSIPNIYNYLMKYKPELFVK, from the coding sequence GTGATAAGTTTGCAGGAAGCAACTGAGGAAGTTTTGCAGCAGGAACGTTTTCTACTATATATTTACACACCATTTTGCGGAACGTGCAGTCTGGCAAAATCGATGCTGGATAAAATTGAGTCGGTACATGGCGAACATATTTTTTATGAAATGAATGCATCCCTGAATCCTGATTTGATGCAGGAGTATAAAGTGGAAAGTGTTCCGTGTCTGCTGATTAAGGACAGGGACGAGGTAAAAGAAAAGGTTTATGCATTTCGTTCCATTCCAAATATATATAACTATCTGATGAAATATAAACCTGAGTTATTTGTGAAATAA
- a CDS encoding methionine ABC transporter permease — translation MLTELFPNIDTQELWIATYETFYMTVLALIGTLVLGIALGLMLYLTDRGGIWQNKTFNVIVAAIVNVSRAIPFIILILLLFPFTDFLIGTVRGPNAALPALIIGSAPFYGRLVEIALKEVDKGVIEAAKSMGAKSLTIIFRVLLPESMPALVSGLTVTAIALISYTAMAGVIGAGGLGSYAYFFGFQRQEFDVVLICTILIVIIVFIFQFIGDFISKKLDKR, via the coding sequence ATGTTGACTGAGTTGTTTCCGAATATCGATACACAGGAGTTATGGATCGCGACATATGAGACATTTTATATGACGGTCCTCGCATTGATTGGGACACTGGTTCTCGGGATTGCACTAGGGCTAATGCTTTATCTGACAGATAGAGGCGGTATCTGGCAGAATAAAACTTTTAACGTGATTGTTGCAGCCATTGTGAATGTGTCCCGGGCAATACCGTTTATTATACTGATTTTACTGCTTTTTCCTTTTACTGACTTTTTAATCGGTACAGTCCGCGGACCGAATGCCGCGTTGCCCGCTTTGATAATCGGTTCGGCACCTTTTTACGGAAGGCTTGTTGAAATTGCCCTGAAAGAAGTGGACAAAGGTGTCATCGAGGCAGCCAAATCAATGGGTGCTAAAAGCTTGACAATAATTTTTCGGGTTCTGTTGCCGGAATCGATGCCTGCACTTGTATCAGGTCTGACCGTAACCGCCATTGCGCTAATCAGCTACACTGCGATGGCAGGTGTTATCGGTGCAGGTGGACTTGGAAGTTACGCTTATTTCTTTGGTTTTCAACGCCAGGAATTTGATGTCGTTCTGATTTGTACAATCTTAATTGTAATTATTGTATTTATTTTTCAGTTCATTGGAGACTTTATTTCCAAAAAATTAGATAAAAGATAA
- a CDS encoding sulfite exporter TauE/SafE family protein, with amino-acid sequence MVYILCVVIAVAAAFVGSLIGLGGGIVLIPSLLFLYKHSDVFSWAEPQMIVGISLVTMVFTALSSTVSYMRQGRVDYKTGLLFLIGCVPAGIFGSWLNQFVDTERFTLYFGILMIALSTLFLIKRKRPDIDLTNAAKVRTFTVDNQTYHYKISVWQAVVISVIVGILSGLFGIGGGSIMVPALILLFGIPVHIATATSMFMIFFIGIISAGTHIFLGHVIWEYAILFIPGALIGGVIGAKVNQLIKGNILEWALRFILVIIGARLIIEGIM; translated from the coding sequence TTGGTTTATATTTTATGTGTTGTAATAGCTGTCGCGGCGGCATTTGTTGGCAGCCTGATTGGGCTCGGTGGCGGGATTGTCCTTATTCCAAGCCTGTTATTTTTATATAAACATTCGGATGTGTTCTCGTGGGCAGAACCGCAGATGATTGTCGGAATTTCCCTTGTCACAATGGTTTTTACCGCTCTCTCATCAACAGTTTCTTATATGAGGCAGGGGAGGGTGGATTACAAAACGGGTCTTCTGTTTCTGATTGGATGTGTTCCGGCCGGTATTTTCGGGTCGTGGCTGAATCAATTTGTGGATACCGAACGATTTACTTTGTATTTTGGTATCCTGATGATTGCTTTATCCACGCTTTTTCTGATTAAACGGAAACGACCGGATATAGATTTAACCAATGCAGCTAAAGTCCGTACCTTCACAGTCGATAACCAGACGTACCATTATAAAATATCTGTATGGCAGGCGGTTGTCATTTCTGTTATTGTCGGGATTCTCTCGGGGCTATTTGGAATTGGCGGCGGGTCAATCATGGTACCGGCATTAATTTTACTTTTTGGTATTCCAGTTCATATCGCAACAGCAACATCGATGTTCATGATTTTTTTTATTGGCATTATCAGTGCCGGAACCCATATTTTCCTGGGGCATGTCATTTGGGAGTATGCGATTCTGTTTATCCCGGGGGCATTAATCGGTGGGGTAATCGGTGCGAAGGTTAACCAGCTCATCAAAGGAAATATATTGGAATGGGCGCTGCGATTCATACTTGTTATTATTGGAGCACGCTTAATTATTGAGGGAATTATGTAA
- a CDS encoding MetQ/NlpA family ABC transporter substrate-binding protein, translating to MKKILALLSVLFILILAACGGEESSAKDNVIEVGASSTPHAKILEKAKPILKEKGITLKIEEYQDYILPNKDLSNGEIDANYFQHIPYLKTQKEELGYNFTHLGGIHIEPMGIYSKTYDSLKEVKEGTEVLMSRSVADHGRTLALLEKAGLIKLADGVDKVEATVDDIVENPKNLMFSPEYEAAFLPELYETEENTLVAINTNYAIGAGLNPTEDALIIEGEESPYVNVVAVKKENKDNEALNTLVDVLHSKEIQDYILKEFDGAVVPVDGKASDDK from the coding sequence ATGAAAAAGATTTTGGCACTATTATCTGTATTATTTATTTTGATACTCGCAGCGTGCGGTGGGGAGGAATCCAGCGCGAAAGACAATGTTATTGAAGTTGGTGCATCCAGTACACCACATGCAAAAATTTTGGAGAAAGCAAAGCCAATTTTGAAGGAAAAGGGTATTACCCTTAAAATTGAGGAATATCAGGATTATATACTGCCAAATAAAGACCTGTCCAACGGTGAAATTGATGCAAACTATTTTCAGCATATTCCATATTTAAAAACACAAAAGGAAGAACTCGGTTATAATTTTACACACCTTGGTGGCATCCATATCGAACCTATGGGGATATATTCCAAAACGTATGACAGTCTTAAAGAAGTTAAGGAAGGAACGGAAGTACTGATGAGTCGTTCCGTTGCAGACCATGGTCGCACATTAGCCTTACTTGAAAAAGCAGGCCTGATTAAATTGGCTGATGGTGTTGATAAAGTGGAAGCGACCGTCGATGATATTGTGGAAAACCCGAAAAATCTGATGTTTTCCCCTGAATATGAAGCAGCATTTCTGCCGGAACTTTATGAAACGGAAGAAAATACACTGGTGGCCATCAATACAAACTATGCGATTGGCGCAGGTTTAAATCCGACAGAGGATGCACTGATTATTGAGGGTGAGGAATCACCGTATGTGAATGTGGTTGCTGTTAAGAAAGAAAACAAGGATAATGAAGCATTAAATACACTGGTGGATGTGCTTCATTCCAAGGAAATTCAAGATTATATCCTGAAAGAATTCGATGGAGCGGTTGTGCCGGTTGACGGCAAGGCATCTGACGACAAGTAA
- a CDS encoding cysteine desulfurase, translating to MDVKAIRQQFPALNQEVNGHPLVYLDSSATSQKPQSVIDAVDTYYRQDNSNVHRGVHTLGTRATEKYEGAREKVRRFINADSTAEIIFTRGTTTSINTVAYSYARANLTTGDEIVINPMEHHSNIIPWQQAAKATGATLKYIPLQNDGTIALEDVRETVTPNTKIVAVTHVSNVLGTINPVKEISRIAHDNGAVILIDGAQGAPHMKVDVKEIDCDFYAFSGHKMCGPTGIGVLYGKRELLENMEPVEFGGEMIDFVNLYDSTWKELPWKFEGGTPIIAGAVGLGAAIDFLNDVGLDNIAAHEHKIAAYALDKMRALDGKTVYGPEERAALVTFNLNDVHPHDTATVLDAEGVAVRAGHHCAQPLMKWLDVTATARASFYLYNTEEDIDRLVDGLLKTKEYFGDVF from the coding sequence ATGGATGTAAAAGCCATACGGCAGCAATTTCCTGCATTAAACCAGGAAGTGAATGGACATCCTTTAGTATATCTGGATTCATCGGCAACATCGCAAAAACCGCAATCGGTTATTGACGCTGTAGATACCTATTATCGTCAGGATAATTCGAACGTACACCGCGGTGTTCACACGCTGGGTACCAGAGCGACAGAGAAATATGAAGGTGCCCGTGAAAAGGTGCGGCGCTTCATTAATGCTGACAGCACCGCTGAAATTATTTTCACACGCGGTACAACCACTTCGATTAATACAGTTGCATACAGTTATGCCCGGGCAAACCTGACGACAGGGGACGAAATTGTGATTAACCCGATGGAGCATCACAGCAATATCATTCCCTGGCAACAGGCTGCAAAAGCAACAGGTGCAACATTGAAATATATTCCATTACAAAATGATGGAACGATTGCTCTTGAGGATGTACGGGAAACTGTAACACCCAACACTAAAATAGTTGCGGTAACACACGTTTCCAACGTGCTTGGAACTATCAATCCGGTTAAGGAAATAAGCCGGATCGCTCACGATAACGGTGCTGTAATCCTAATTGACGGGGCTCAGGGTGCACCGCATATGAAGGTCGATGTGAAAGAAATAGACTGTGATTTTTATGCATTTTCAGGTCATAAAATGTGTGGTCCAACAGGTATTGGTGTACTTTACGGCAAGCGGGAACTTCTTGAAAACATGGAACCAGTTGAATTCGGCGGGGAAATGATTGATTTTGTTAATCTGTACGACTCAACGTGGAAAGAACTTCCATGGAAATTTGAAGGTGGAACCCCTATTATAGCAGGAGCAGTCGGGTTGGGTGCAGCAATTGATTTTCTGAATGATGTTGGTTTGGATAACATTGCGGCACATGAGCATAAAATTGCTGCATACGCACTTGATAAAATGCGTGCACTTGACGGGAAAACCGTCTATGGTCCGGAAGAGCGGGCAGCTTTGGTTACCTTTAATCTGAATGATGTTCATCCGCACGATACCGCGACAGTCCTTGATGCGGAAGGTGTTGCGGTCAGGGCAGGACATCATTGTGCCCAGCCTCTCATGAAGTGGCTTGATGTCACAGCAACCGCACGTGCAAGCTTTTATCTGTATAATACAGAGGAAGATATTGATCGTTTAGTTGATGGACTTTTGAAGACGAAGGAGTATTTCGGTGATGTCTTTTAA
- the sufU gene encoding Fe-S cluster assembly sulfur transfer protein SufU, which yields MSFNNLDTLYRQVIMDHYKNPRNRGTVEGDALTVDMNNPTCGDRIQLQLQVEDGIVRDAKFTGEGCSISMSSASMMTQAIKGKKLEDALNMSKAFSQMMLGEEMDTGDLDFGDVEALQGVSKFPARIKCATLAWKAMEKGVQE from the coding sequence ATGTCTTTTAACAACCTTGATACACTATACAGACAGGTAATCATGGATCATTATAAAAATCCGAGAAACCGCGGGACTGTTGAAGGTGACGCATTGACTGTCGACATGAACAATCCGACATGCGGGGATCGGATCCAGCTGCAGCTGCAGGTGGAAGATGGTATTGTCAGAGATGCTAAGTTTACCGGTGAAGGCTGTTCCATCAGCATGTCATCAGCATCCATGATGACACAGGCAATCAAAGGGAAAAAGCTGGAAGATGCACTGAATATGTCAAAGGCTTTTTCACAGATGATGCTTGGGGAAGAAATGGATACCGGTGATCTTGACTTTGGGGATGTTGAAGCATTGCAGGGCGTATCCAAGTTTCCTGCACGCATCAAATGTGCTACACTAGCATGGAAGGCAATGGAAAAAGGTGTTCAGGAATAA
- a CDS encoding MFS transporter — translation MQHLHKDDVTVVDTKLARKSVIATAIGNAMEWFDFGIYSYLAVILGALFFPEFSGPLQLVFSFATFAVAFLVRPFGGLFFGMLGDRIGRKRILAITLIIMAFATLSIGLIPTYSSIGITAPILLLVARLIQGFSAGGEYSGAMTFIAESTADKKRGFLSSGLEVGTLVGYITGAGIVTLLSYVLGSETMHDWGWRIPFIIAAPIGIIGFYLRSNLEETPAFESRSEEEEEEKKQKASLKNIFVYHRRSLLIGLGLVSFYNTVYYVILTYMPSHLNAVLGYGNTKGLLLILVVMVIMIPFVLMAGYFSDRIGNKRIILFGISGMIILSIPSFLLIGSGNSWLVFLGLLILGALLASFQGVMPSLLPSLFFTEVRYGSLAITYNVATSIFGGTAPLVVSWLISATMSRMVPAYYIMFASVIGIIIVAFFVVETSGKSLRGQPPAVEEQHEIEDVLEDPEEALWWREEKSEIAERKDDNDQGEKDD, via the coding sequence ATGCAACACTTACATAAAGATGATGTGACTGTTGTGGACACAAAGCTGGCAAGGAAATCAGTTATCGCAACAGCAATTGGTAACGCAATGGAATGGTTTGATTTTGGTATTTATTCATATCTCGCGGTTATTCTAGGTGCGTTGTTTTTCCCTGAATTCAGCGGTCCATTACAGTTAGTGTTCAGTTTTGCTACATTTGCTGTCGCCTTTTTGGTCCGTCCATTCGGTGGATTGTTTTTCGGAATGCTTGGTGACCGAATCGGACGGAAAAGAATACTGGCTATTACGTTAATTATCATGGCATTTGCAACACTAAGCATCGGGCTGATTCCAACCTATTCTTCCATCGGTATAACTGCACCGATATTATTGCTTGTGGCAAGGCTTATTCAAGGTTTTTCAGCAGGTGGGGAATATTCAGGTGCTATGACATTTATTGCCGAATCAACGGCTGATAAGAAACGTGGATTTTTATCCAGCGGTCTGGAAGTAGGTACGTTGGTAGGCTATATCACTGGTGCTGGAATTGTTACTCTTCTAAGTTATGTACTGGGATCAGAAACGATGCATGACTGGGGATGGCGAATCCCGTTCATCATAGCTGCACCTATTGGTATCATTGGGTTTTATTTGCGTAGTAATTTGGAAGAAACTCCGGCTTTTGAATCCAGGAGTGAGGAAGAAGAGGAAGAGAAAAAACAAAAAGCATCCCTTAAAAATATTTTCGTATATCATCGCAGGTCATTACTGATTGGCTTGGGATTGGTATCATTCTACAATACGGTTTACTACGTGATTTTGACTTACATGCCTTCTCATCTAAATGCTGTGCTTGGCTATGGAAATACAAAAGGATTGTTGCTGATATTGGTCGTGATGGTCATCATGATTCCATTTGTCTTAATGGCAGGTTATTTTAGTGACCGTATTGGAAATAAGCGGATTATTTTGTTCGGGATATCCGGAATGATTATTTTATCAATCCCATCCTTTCTGTTAATCGGAAGTGGAAATAGTTGGCTGGTTTTCTTGGGGTTACTAATTTTGGGCGCTTTACTTGCCTCTTTCCAAGGTGTTATGCCGTCGTTATTGCCTTCCCTCTTTTTTACAGAAGTACGATACGGGTCATTGGCGATTACGTATAATGTGGCAACATCAATATTTGGCGGTACTGCCCCGCTGGTTGTTTCATGGTTAATCAGTGCAACGATGAGCAGGATGGTTCCTGCATACTATATCATGTTTGCATCGGTTATCGGTATAATTATTGTTGCATTCTTTGTTGTCGAAACTTCAGGAAAATCACTCAGAGGACAGCCGCCTGCTGTAGAGGAACAGCATGAAATAGAGGATGTTTTAGAGGATCCTGAGGAAGCTTTATGGTGGAGGGAAGAAAAAAGTGAAATCGCAGAAAGAAAAGATGATAATGACCAAGGTGAAAAAGATGATTAA
- a CDS encoding methionine ABC transporter ATP-binding protein produces the protein MILIEGLSKVFTSNKNEITAVDDLTLSINEGEIFGVIGYSGAGKSTFVRLLNRLEDPSDGRIVINQQEITALNNKQLRLARQEIGMIFQHFNLLWSRTVKDNIAFPLEIAGVPKREREARVEELIKLVGLSGRDNAYPSQLSGGQKQRVGIARALANRPKVLLCDEATSALDPETTNAILDLLVDINKKLGLTVILITHEMHVIRKICNRVAVMEEGKVVEQGDMLDVFLRPQQQVTRKFVEQVMGTSDENEGYTKLIETYESGKIIRLHFIGETANQALVSKVAKKFAIDINILQGKITQTQRGAYGTLFVQIDGELAEMDKAVNYIVNETSVEVEVVRDVD, from the coding sequence TTGATTTTAATAGAGGGTTTAAGCAAAGTATTCACATCAAATAAGAATGAAATTACAGCTGTTGACGATTTAACCCTTTCGATAAACGAAGGAGAAATATTTGGCGTTATAGGCTACAGCGGTGCTGGAAAAAGTACGTTTGTACGGCTTTTGAACCGTTTGGAAGATCCTTCAGATGGACGGATTGTCATTAATCAGCAGGAAATTACAGCACTGAATAATAAACAGTTGCGACTGGCGCGACAGGAAATCGGGATGATCTTTCAGCATTTTAATTTACTTTGGTCGCGGACAGTAAAAGATAATATTGCATTCCCGCTCGAAATCGCCGGTGTGCCGAAGCGTGAACGTGAAGCCCGTGTAGAGGAATTAATCAAGCTGGTTGGCTTGTCCGGCAGAGATAATGCCTATCCATCACAATTGAGCGGCGGACAGAAACAGCGGGTCGGCATCGCTAGGGCACTGGCTAACCGGCCGAAAGTGCTCCTCTGTGATGAGGCTACATCAGCACTTGATCCGGAAACAACGAATGCGATTCTTGATCTTTTAGTCGACATCAATAAAAAACTCGGGCTGACTGTTATCCTGATTACCCATGAAATGCATGTAATTCGTAAAATCTGCAACCGAGTTGCGGTCATGGAAGAAGGAAAAGTTGTTGAACAGGGTGATATGCTGGATGTCTTTTTGAGACCCCAGCAACAGGTCACGAGAAAATTTGTGGAACAGGTAATGGGAACCAGTGACGAGAATGAAGGCTACACTAAGTTGATTGAAACGTATGAAAGCGGCAAAATCATCCGCTTGCACTTCATTGGGGAAACGGCGAATCAGGCATTGGTCAGTAAAGTTGCCAAAAAGTTTGCCATTGACATTAATATTTTGCAGGGGAAAATAACGCAGACACAGCGTGGGGCATATGGAACGCTGTTTGTCCAGATCGATGGCGAATTGGCTGAAATGGATAAGGCAGTTAACTATATAGTGAATGAAACCTCTGTTGAAGTGGAGGTGGTTCGCGATGTTGACTGA
- the sufD gene encoding Fe-S cluster assembly protein SufD, which translates to MTVETKLPYDKEYISQFSQDKNEPEWMRELRLQALEQADSLEMPKPDKTKINRWNFNKFKHEAVKSDEISSLNDLPADIQEFLDMENESGNLLIQRNHTLAYASVSEELKEKGVIFTDIFTALNEHPELVQRYYMKDAVSIDEHRLTALHAALMNGGAFVYVPKNVQVEDPLHVIFWQEDPETALFNHVLVVADDNSSLTYVENYVSQNAEQETVANIVTEVIANNNAQVSFGAVDNLAAGTTSYINRRGVAYRDAKLDWALGQMNDGNTVSENVTHLVGDNSGSNARAVSVGRGKQTQNFTANIVHFGKDSEGHILQHGVMKEQSTAIFNGIGKIEHGATRSNAEQESRVLMLSEKARGDANPILLIEEDDVTAGHAASVGRVDPLQLYYLMSRGITRHEAERLIIHGFLAPVVGELPIASVKEQLTRVIERKVY; encoded by the coding sequence ATGACTGTAGAAACAAAGCTGCCATACGACAAAGAATATATCAGCCAGTTTTCACAAGACAAAAATGAACCGGAATGGATGCGGGAATTACGCCTTCAAGCTTTGGAGCAAGCTGATTCATTGGAAATGCCAAAACCCGATAAAACCAAAATCAACAGATGGAATTTCAATAAGTTCAAGCATGAAGCAGTAAAAAGCGATGAAATTTCATCATTGAATGATTTGCCGGCAGATATTCAGGAATTTCTGGATATGGAAAACGAATCAGGCAATCTTCTGATACAGCGTAACCACACACTTGCATATGCTTCCGTAAGTGAAGAGCTGAAAGAGAAAGGTGTTATTTTTACCGATATTTTCACAGCATTAAATGAACATCCGGAATTGGTTCAGCGTTATTACATGAAAGATGCAGTTTCGATTGATGAACATCGTCTGACTGCACTTCATGCTGCATTAATGAACGGCGGGGCATTCGTTTATGTTCCAAAAAACGTACAGGTGGAAGATCCGCTTCATGTTATTTTCTGGCAGGAAGATCCGGAAACAGCATTGTTCAATCATGTATTGGTTGTAGCGGATGATAATAGTTCCCTTACCTACGTGGAAAACTATGTATCACAGAATGCTGAACAGGAAACCGTTGCAAATATTGTAACAGAAGTCATTGCCAACAATAATGCACAAGTTTCATTTGGCGCAGTTGATAATCTTGCGGCAGGAACCACTTCCTATATTAACCGGCGTGGTGTTGCATATCGTGATGCCAAACTTGATTGGGCACTGGGTCAAATGAATGATGGTAACACGGTTTCAGAAAATGTGACACATCTTGTTGGTGACAACTCCGGCTCTAATGCACGTGCCGTGTCTGTTGGACGTGGGAAGCAAACACAGAACTTCACAGCTAACATCGTGCACTTTGGCAAGGATTCGGAAGGCCATATTCTGCAGCACGGTGTTATGAAAGAACAATCGACTGCAATTTTTAATGGTATTGGCAAAATCGAACATGGTGCAACACGCTCGAATGCTGAACAGGAGTCCCGTGTATTGATGCTCAGTGAAAAAGCACGAGGTGACGCCAATCCGATTCTCTTAATTGAAGAAGACGATGTTACAGCAGGTCACGCAGCTTCTGTCGGACGTGTTGACCCGCTTCAACTATATTATCTGATGAGCCGTGGTATTACGCGTCATGAGGCGGAGCGCCTGATTATTCATGGATTCCTTGCACCGGTTGTTGGTGAATTGCCGATTGCATCCGTGAAAGAACAGTTGACACGAGTAATTGAAAGGAAGGTTTACTAA